One window from the genome of Paenibacillus azoreducens encodes:
- a CDS encoding DUF1259 domain-containing protein, giving the protein MAITESLCRRLAQILGGKGQHENNECSIMVKRNLNAKILGKKYDTEHEIVIQSLKNGKSLNTGEITLLQREVQQFIRQAARLGLKVTAVHNHWLFDTPRLMYVHVESVENPIVFARKLASIIKRLKP; this is encoded by the coding sequence ATGGCTATTACTGAATCTCTTTGTCGGCGTTTAGCCCAAATCCTAGGTGGAAAAGGGCAGCACGAAAACAACGAGTGCTCAATCATGGTAAAACGCAATCTCAACGCAAAGATACTAGGCAAAAAATATGACACTGAGCATGAGATCGTGATCCAATCCTTAAAAAATGGAAAATCCCTGAATACAGGCGAAATTACTTTGTTGCAGCGAGAAGTTCAGCAATTTATACGGCAGGCAGCTAGACTTGGGCTAAAAGTAACAGCGGTTCACAACCATTGGTTATTCGATACGCCTCGTCTCATGTATGTACATGTAGAGTCAGTAGAGAACCCAATAGTATTTGCCAGAAAATTGGCGTCCATTATTAAACGGTTAAAACCCTAG
- a CDS encoding class I SAM-dependent methyltransferase, giving the protein MDKNSVYRTNIIGAGEVGVAISVDMDKNVVHKTNSLFWDTKGNDVLGATSLPLYGAFVSEEKCQLFGDVTGKKMLEIGCGSGRSLQYLGERNASELWGMDISENQLEKTKQHLTACGLSAKLICSPMEEKCGIPEDYFDFVYSIYAIGWTTDLEGTFSRIASYLKKDGVFIFSWSHPIHKCVVAENDMLVFKKCYFDESWYSVSLAESTLTLSDRKLSTYVNALSKAGFVIEQMIEQSDDDMMQSRDDISDFAKKAKMLPVTFVIKARKL; this is encoded by the coding sequence ATGGACAAAAATTCTGTTTATAGAACAAACATTATAGGCGCTGGCGAGGTTGGCGTCGCCATCTCGGTCGACATGGATAAGAATGTTGTTCATAAAACAAACAGCTTATTTTGGGATACAAAAGGAAATGATGTTTTGGGAGCAACCTCACTTCCTCTTTATGGAGCATTTGTCTCAGAAGAAAAATGCCAGCTTTTTGGCGATGTCACGGGGAAAAAGATGCTGGAGATAGGCTGTGGAAGCGGTCGATCTTTGCAATATCTGGGGGAACGCAACGCATCTGAACTATGGGGTATGGATATATCGGAAAACCAACTCGAAAAAACAAAGCAACATTTGACGGCGTGCGGTCTTTCAGCAAAATTGATCTGTTCTCCCATGGAAGAAAAATGTGGCATACCGGAGGATTATTTTGACTTTGTTTATTCGATTTATGCCATCGGCTGGACAACCGACCTTGAGGGTACTTTTTCCCGGATTGCTTCTTACCTAAAAAAAGACGGCGTATTTATTTTCAGTTGGTCTCACCCCATACATAAATGTGTTGTTGCAGAAAATGATATGCTTGTTTTTAAAAAATGTTACTTCGATGAATCTTGGTATTCGGTATCTCTTGCCGAAAGTACGCTAACATTATCGGACCGTAAACTATCAACCTATGTGAATGCGCTCTCAAAGGCGGGATTTGTCATTGAGCAAATGATTGAGCAATCGGATGATGATATGATGCAATCGCGGGACGATATCAGCGATTTTGCAAAAAAAGCAAAGATGCTTCCTGTAACTTTTGTAATCAAGGCAAGAAAACTATAA
- a CDS encoding NAD(P)/FAD-dependent oxidoreductase, with translation MNKVDVAIIGGGPAGLSAGLTLGRARKQTIVIDEGRPRNAVTREAHGFLTRDGISPSEFRRIAKEQLRAYPSVAQAEDTVVSISGEDGYFLLETATGVKIASKKLLFAVGMKDRKLEIPGLAEVYGKSAFVCPYCDGWELRDEPLVVISRGAALMHFAPLLSGWTKRFVVCTNGPDELSEAERDELRDHHIPLFDAPIRAIVSREGMVNHVALEDGTEIPCTGIFFKSELVPGTDLPQSLGCRISDSGVIAVDEFGKSSVPGVYAAGDASSLMHQSIAAAASGAKAAAAINGELNLEAWQNTQ, from the coding sequence ATGAACAAAGTGGATGTAGCGATTATCGGGGGAGGTCCCGCCGGTTTGAGCGCCGGACTTACGCTGGGACGGGCGAGGAAGCAGACGATTGTCATTGATGAGGGACGTCCCCGCAATGCCGTGACCCGGGAGGCGCACGGGTTTTTGACGCGGGACGGAATCAGCCCGAGTGAATTCCGACGTATTGCGAAGGAGCAGCTGCGCGCCTATCCGTCGGTTGCCCAGGCGGAAGATACCGTAGTGTCAATCTCGGGGGAGGACGGATACTTCTTACTGGAGACGGCCACAGGGGTGAAGATCGCCAGTAAAAAGCTGCTGTTTGCCGTAGGCATGAAGGATCGCAAGCTTGAGATTCCGGGATTGGCCGAGGTCTACGGAAAGAGTGCGTTTGTTTGCCCGTATTGCGATGGTTGGGAATTAAGAGATGAGCCACTGGTTGTCATTAGCAGAGGAGCGGCACTCATGCATTTCGCTCCATTGTTGTCGGGGTGGACGAAGCGGTTTGTCGTCTGCACGAATGGCCCCGATGAATTGAGCGAGGCTGAACGCGATGAATTGCGGGACCATCATATTCCGCTATTCGATGCGCCGATTCGTGCCATTGTATCCCGCGAGGGTATGGTGAACCATGTTGCGCTTGAGGATGGGACAGAAATTCCGTGTACGGGAATCTTCTTCAAGTCGGAACTGGTTCCGGGAACGGATTTGCCGCAGTCCCTTGGCTGCCGCATATCGGATTCGGGGGTAATTGCCGTCGACGAATTTGGAAAATCCAGTGTCCCTGGCGTTTACGCAGCGGGTGACGCATCTTCACTAATGCATCAATCCATTGCGGCAGCCGCATCAGGGGCTAAAGCCGCGGCAGCAATAAATGGAGAATTAAATCTGGAAGCTTGGCAGAATACACAATAA
- a CDS encoding DinB family protein, whose translation MRILQMKECTPYYQKESEKMNVFESQFHHRGQIVKMGRQLGYIPPKMNLVKP comes from the coding sequence ATGCGGATATTACAGATGAAAGAATGTACACCTTATTATCAAAAGGAGAGTGAGAAGATGAATGTATTCGAGAGCCAATTTCATCATAGAGGACAAATTGTAAAAATGGGCAGGCAACTCGGGTATATCCCGCCGAAAATGAACCTCGTTAAACCTTAA
- a CDS encoding Rrf2 family transcriptional regulator yields MKFSKATDYALHTMLFLTAATPQKPIGVQQLAERQNVSPTYLSKILTKLVKAGMIESITGVNGGYRLKRNWENISFLDIIHAIEGSASLFDCSFEHGPGCPIQKVVLSAEEKMEEELRNQKMSDLVRDLNIVI; encoded by the coding sequence ATGAAGTTCTCCAAGGCTACCGATTATGCCCTCCATACAATGCTCTTTCTTACTGCGGCGACTCCTCAAAAACCAATAGGTGTACAGCAGTTGGCGGAGCGACAAAATGTGTCTCCAACCTATTTGTCCAAAATACTGACCAAATTGGTGAAGGCGGGCATGATTGAATCGATAACGGGGGTAAATGGCGGCTATCGACTCAAACGAAATTGGGAAAATATTTCGTTCCTAGATATCATTCATGCGATTGAAGGCTCGGCCTCCTTGTTCGATTGCAGTTTCGAACATGGACCAGGATGTCCGATTCAAAAGGTAGTGTTATCGGCAGAAGAGAAGATGGAAGAAGAGTTGAGAAATCAGAAGATGTCTGATCTTGTGCGGGATCTGAATATAGTCATATAA
- a CDS encoding uridine kinase family protein — protein MKPIIVGIAGGSGSGKSTYCEILVKELKDYQVAVISTDDFYKKDLPKMISPVSNVEYDDFNHPDALDYNKLVEYINNLLSTEVHPEVVILEGIFTLYFEELRKMLDLKIFVDLDSDERMYRRISRNMKNWGVGLDEVATYYLDAAKHREVEFVLRTKNFADIVINGKHLEGISKNIISCWISNMIRK, from the coding sequence TTGAAACCTATTATAGTAGGAATTGCAGGCGGTTCGGGCAGTGGGAAATCAACTTACTGCGAAATTTTAGTTAAGGAACTTAAAGATTATCAAGTAGCTGTTATCTCAACAGACGATTTCTATAAAAAAGATTTGCCAAAGATGATATCGCCTGTATCAAATGTGGAATACGACGATTTTAACCATCCAGATGCATTGGACTATAACAAATTAGTGGAATACATAAACAACTTACTGAGTACTGAAGTGCATCCTGAAGTAGTTATCTTAGAAGGCATTTTCACACTTTACTTTGAAGAGTTAAGAAAAATGTTAGATTTAAAGATCTTTGTTGATCTTGATTCAGACGAACGCATGTATCGTAGGATAAGCAGAAATATGAAAAATTGGGGGGTAGGTCTTGATGAAGTTGCAACATATTACTTAGATGCAGCAAAACATAGAGAAGTCGAATTTGTACTGCGTACTAAAAATTTTGCCGATATAGTCATTAATGGTAAACATCTAGAGGGCATATCGAAAAATATTATCAGTTGTTGGATAAGTAATATGATAAGAAAATGA
- a CDS encoding RCC1 domain-containing protein — protein sequence MDYITPKEAALKAKRWPKNTIAAGRRHTIALKSDGTVTAVGDNKHGQCDVSGWRDIVAVAAGNVHMATNTGNAHTIGLTSDGTVVAVGWNKHGQCEVNDWCDIVAVAAGWRRTVGLKSDGTVMAVGRNNEGQCNVSDWRDMLAIAAGDWHTVGLKSDGTVTIVGNNRYGQCNVSGWRGIVAIAAGSHHTIGLKSDGTVAAVGWNKYGQCDVSGWRDIVAVAAGCAHTLGLKSDGTVVAVGWNKHGQCDVSGWRDIVAVAAGCAHTLGLKSDGTVVAVGNNEYGQCDVGGWRGIQLPGN from the coding sequence ATGGATTACATTACACCGAAAGAAGCGGCGTTAAAGGCGAAAAGGTGGCCCAAAAATACCATAGCGGCGGGCCGCCGTCATACCATTGCTCTTAAATCGGACGGTACGGTGACGGCCGTGGGTGATAATAAACATGGCCAATGCGATGTAAGCGGCTGGCGCGATATTGTAGCGGTCGCGGCGGGTAATGTTCATATGGCGACAAACACGGGTAATGCTCATACGATCGGTCTTACATCTGACGGCACGGTGGTGGCTGTGGGTTGGAATAAGCATGGCCAATGCGAAGTAAACGACTGGTGCGATATTGTAGCGGTTGCAGCGGGTTGGCGTCGTACCGTCGGGCTTAAATCGGATGGCACGGTGATGGCTGTGGGTCGAAATAATGAAGGCCAATGCAATGTAAGCGACTGGCGTGATATGCTGGCGATAGCGGCGGGTGACTGGCATACCGTCGGGCTTAAATCGGACGGCACGGTGACGATTGTGGGTAATAATCGGTATGGCCAATGCAATGTAAGCGGCTGGCGAGGTATTGTGGCGATAGCGGCGGGTAGTCATCATACGATCGGCCTTAAATCGGACGGCACGGTAGCGGCTGTGGGTTGGAATAAGTATGGCCAATGCGATGTAAGCGGCTGGCGCGATATTGTGGCCGTTGCGGCAGGTTGCGCTCATACTCTCGGACTTAAATCGGATGGTACGGTGGTGGCTGTGGGTTGGAATAAGCATGGCCAATGTGATGTAAGCGGCTGGCGCGATATTGTGGCCGTTGCGGCAGGTTGCGCTCATACTCTCGGACTTAAATCGGATGGTACGGTGGTGGCTGTGGGTAATAATGAATATGGCCAATGCGATGTAGGCGGCTGGCGTGGCATCCAACTGCCTGGCAACTAG
- a CDS encoding DUF6273 domain-containing protein, whose product MEKGHLALTYRNLKPGEFITFGTYPQSVDGKKLAIKWRVLQNSGSELFVLSEYILDCKRYHGKNADLKWRDSMEMTWHDCDLREWLNDVFYNAAFSDAEKQFIKTTHCTDNGEGCPDTEDKVFLLSAAEIKDLSEIHGKDLRRAVGTDFAKTKRPDGCSLYVYDKTNKDNYLIRDGEEVGCSWWWLRTQGNKPSRAFFVGTDCSIRSYGNNSIDGYGVRPALKMNLSR is encoded by the coding sequence ATGGAAAAGGGTCATTTGGCTTTAACGTACCGTAACCTAAAGCCCGGCGAATTCATTACGTTCGGCACGTATCCGCAGTCTGTTGACGGTAAAAAACTGGCGATTAAATGGCGTGTTCTTCAAAATTCAGGAAGCGAGCTGTTTGTTTTGAGTGAGTATATTTTGGACTGCAAGAGGTATCACGGCAAGAACGCGGATCTGAAGTGGCGCGATAGCATGGAAATGACGTGGCATGACTGCGATTTGCGCGAGTGGTTGAATGATGTATTCTATAACGCTGCGTTCAGTGACGCCGAAAAACAATTCATAAAGACCACTCATTGCACGGACAACGGAGAGGGCTGCCCGGATACGGAGGACAAGGTCTTTCTGCTTAGCGCTGCCGAGATAAAAGATTTATCTGAGATCCACGGCAAGGATTTGAGGCGCGCGGTTGGAACCGATTTTGCCAAGACGAAAAGGCCCGATGGATGCAGCTTATATGTATATGATAAAACGAACAAAGATAACTATCTCATCAGAGACGGCGAAGAAGTCGGCTGTTCCTGGTGGTGGCTGCGAACACAAGGAAACAAACCTTCACGTGCGTTTTTTGTAGGTACAGATTGCAGTATCCGCAGCTATGGAAACAACAGTATAGACGGTTATGGTGTGCGTCCTGCTTTAAAAATGAATCTTTCACGATAA
- a CDS encoding MerR family DNA-binding transcriptional regulator, whose product MDKTYTPKRMAQRLHVSTTTLRRYESLDLVPDVPRTSSNRRYYTAIHAQAFIALRSLIKGFELPIAYEVMSLLKKGRVEQALWKINLQQYNIQVEKQRVEEVMSLIHQTDFSMYRNIQVTDELKIGEVAVIAGVNPSAIRHWEKEGLIRAKRNPENGYRVFTSRELKKIIVLSSLRKTVFFIESMKQLLEALETHDLTTIERSFKVALQKLNEQLEKQMNGISEMMRYIQLCKIE is encoded by the coding sequence ATGGACAAAACCTATACGCCGAAACGGATGGCCCAAAGACTTCATGTCAGCACCACGACCTTGCGAAGATATGAAAGCCTCGATTTGGTGCCTGACGTACCTCGGACATCCAGTAATAGAAGATATTATACAGCGATCCATGCTCAAGCTTTCATAGCTTTACGATCCTTGATCAAAGGATTCGAACTGCCTATCGCCTACGAAGTCATGAGCTTATTAAAAAAAGGTCGCGTCGAACAAGCACTTTGGAAGATCAATTTACAACAGTACAACATTCAGGTAGAGAAACAACGTGTCGAGGAGGTCATGAGTCTCATTCATCAAACTGATTTCTCGATGTATAGGAATATTCAGGTCACGGATGAATTGAAAATCGGGGAGGTCGCCGTTATCGCTGGTGTAAACCCATCCGCTATTCGACATTGGGAAAAGGAGGGGCTTATTCGTGCTAAGCGTAATCCGGAAAACGGATATAGAGTCTTTACATCGCGGGAATTAAAAAAGATTATTGTGCTGAGCAGTTTAAGGAAAACCGTCTTTTTCATTGAAAGCATGAAACAGTTGCTTGAGGCTTTAGAGACACATGATCTGACTACGATTGAACGCTCCTTTAAAGTAGCTCTTCAGAAGCTGAATGAGCAATTGGAAAAGCAAATGAATGGCATATCAGAAATGATGAGATATATACAACTTTGCAAAATAGAATAA
- a CDS encoding DHA2 family efflux MFS transporter permease subunit — protein sequence MSNKFAAQTLNEPGGFSMKRIVASLLAVVIGTFMVILDSTVVNVAIPTLVDNFDSTLHTIQWSVTAYTLSLSAVIPLAGWMSDKFRAKRVFLVSIGLFTFGSVLCAFAQTPSQLIIFRILQGLGGGMVSPIGMAMVYRIAPPEKRGTIIGMFGIPMLLAPALGPVLSGWLVEYVSWQWIFLINLPIGILGIVIGNKFLPNFPGHEAPHLDILGMILGPIAFALITFGISEGSVSWTSDRALSGLIIGGAALAAFIVSCLIKEQPLLELRVFKSLDFTRGIVASWIMQTALFGTVLLFPLLLQQVKHYSPLATGLILLPQAAGSMIFMPLAGRIFDKVGARPPLIAGMTLITGGLFFMSFLQSDTPLAYMMMTLFLLGSGMGLSMMSLNTHVLNATPRHLVSRVTPLTSASQQVVTSLAIAGFTGYLSSRMTVHLSRVSAKQGMLEAGIASFRETFFAAAFIACAGLVLSFFIRKPKPVPAEASEPEMA from the coding sequence ATGTCAAACAAATTCGCAGCTCAAACCCTTAACGAGCCGGGAGGGTTCTCAATGAAGAGAATCGTCGCCTCCCTTCTTGCCGTCGTGATCGGCACCTTCATGGTTATTCTTGACAGCACGGTCGTGAACGTCGCCATTCCTACGCTGGTCGACAATTTTGACAGTACGCTGCATACCATTCAATGGTCCGTAACCGCTTATACGCTGTCCTTATCCGCCGTTATTCCCCTTGCCGGTTGGATGTCGGATAAATTCCGTGCCAAACGCGTATTCCTGGTCTCCATCGGCCTGTTTACCTTCGGTTCGGTCCTGTGTGCTTTTGCTCAAACTCCCTCCCAGTTGATCATTTTCCGTATTCTTCAGGGGCTGGGCGGCGGCATGGTATCTCCGATCGGAATGGCCATGGTTTACCGCATTGCGCCTCCGGAGAAAAGAGGCACAATTATCGGAATGTTCGGAATTCCGATGCTTCTGGCTCCCGCCCTTGGGCCCGTTTTATCCGGCTGGCTCGTTGAATACGTTAGCTGGCAGTGGATATTCTTGATCAATCTGCCTATCGGCATTCTCGGCATTGTGATTGGAAACAAGTTTTTGCCAAACTTTCCGGGGCATGAGGCACCGCATTTGGATATTTTAGGTATGATTTTAGGACCGATTGCCTTTGCCTTGATCACGTTCGGCATCAGCGAAGGAAGCGTCAGCTGGACATCGGACCGGGCATTGTCCGGTCTCATCATCGGAGGTGCCGCACTGGCAGCGTTTATCGTATCGTGTCTGATCAAAGAGCAGCCATTGCTGGAGCTTAGGGTGTTTAAATCTTTGGATTTCACCCGCGGCATCGTGGCCTCGTGGATCATGCAAACCGCTTTGTTTGGTACGGTGCTTCTTTTTCCGCTCCTGCTTCAGCAGGTTAAGCACTACTCGCCGCTGGCAACGGGGCTCATCTTGCTGCCACAGGCTGCCGGTTCGATGATTTTCATGCCGCTCGCCGGCCGTATTTTTGATAAAGTGGGGGCTCGTCCACCCCTGATTGCCGGGATGACGTTGATTACGGGCGGGCTGTTCTTTATGTCTTTCCTGCAGTCCGATACCCCGTTGGCATATATGATGATGACCTTGTTCTTACTCGGATCGGGGATGGGTCTGTCCATGATGTCATTGAACACCCATGTGCTGAACGCGACTCCGCGTCATTTGGTCAGCCGGGTCACTCCCCTGACAAGCGCTTCGCAGCAGGTCGTGACTTCGCTTGCCATCGCAGGCTTTACTGGGTACTTATCATCACGGATGACGGTCCATCTAAGTCGGGTGTCGGCGAAGCAAGGCATGCTGGAAGCTGGCATAGCCTCTTTCCGAGAGACCTTTTTTGCAGCTGCATTCATCGCGTGCGCTGGACTTGTCCTAAGCTTCTTTATCCGCAAACCCAAGCCGGTTCCGGCAGAAGCATCCGAGCCCGAGATGGCCTGA
- a CDS encoding DUF1648 domain-containing protein, with the protein MSPFAEFKVTTVVVVLSFLLSIAVMGFCPLHIPIHFNGGHADRFINKYVGLYIFPVLMAIALLLQKLEFKTVWGIYFCGLLHLYLLYNAVVI; encoded by the coding sequence ATGAGTCCGTTTGCTGAATTCAAGGTAACGACTGTCGTTGTTGTCCTTTCTTTTTTATTATCGATTGCCGTGATGGGTTTTTGTCCCCTTCACATTCCGATTCATTTTAACGGTGGACATGCCGATCGGTTCATTAATAAGTATGTTGGACTGTATATCTTTCCGGTGCTGATGGCCATCGCGCTGCTTCTGCAGAAATTGGAGTTCAAAACGGTCTGGGGAATCTACTTCTGCGGGCTGCTCCATCTCTATCTGCTCTACAATGCCGTCGTCATTTGA
- a CDS encoding alpha/beta hydrolase family protein, which translates to MRFFEIILVLLIFFLPMLFIWKPRFVQISRSFAFASLLAALILQMVVDGYRLQMVPAYAAAIVMILILCITWRKPQRAESSRRGWKATLWTIVVLISFGVMAAPPMLMPVFAFENPTGPYQVGTTVLHWTDFGRKDENASDSNAHRELMVQLWYPAATTDSMRIEPYIRHVKAVTQGLESALSFQSWTLEHLSLVQSHAYTDAPLSDVENRYPVLIFSHGMTGFRNQNTFQVEELASHGYIVVGIDHAYDAAATVYPDGREILMKKSNLSGFGDFDRHMPLWVGDVTFVLNQLQNLNNNGYKGKFKDRLDLTRTGMFGHSYGGAAAAQMLLKDSRILAAINMDGTLYGGPPPESGMTKPYLQMNGEQSIDKSVFERSLDKAIARSGKSRGSYEAFWDETVRRRNLALQSGGYTMTIPNTSHMSFTDFHLFSPLLSGKKEQPREVHRIINEVSLAFFDQYVKGKGHSEMNEVSKKYPQIHLIQPNHERNASNL; encoded by the coding sequence TTGAGGTTTTTCGAAATTATTCTTGTGTTGCTGATTTTCTTTCTTCCGATGCTGTTCATATGGAAACCACGCTTTGTCCAAATATCCCGATCGTTTGCGTTTGCTTCGCTTTTGGCTGCATTGATTTTACAGATGGTTGTGGATGGGTACCGATTGCAGATGGTCCCTGCGTATGCAGCTGCAATTGTCATGATACTGATCCTATGCATAACCTGGAGAAAACCGCAGCGAGCCGAGAGCAGCCGGAGGGGTTGGAAAGCCACCCTTTGGACAATCGTGGTTCTTATATCCTTTGGGGTTATGGCTGCTCCTCCAATGCTTATGCCCGTTTTCGCCTTTGAAAATCCGACCGGCCCCTATCAGGTGGGGACGACGGTATTGCATTGGACGGATTTTGGCCGGAAGGACGAAAACGCATCTGATTCTAATGCGCATCGGGAGCTGATGGTACAGTTATGGTATCCTGCAGCTACAACAGATTCTATGCGGATTGAACCTTATATCCGTCACGTGAAGGCCGTAACCCAAGGACTCGAAAGCGCCCTTTCCTTTCAGTCGTGGACGCTTGAACACCTGAGTCTTGTACAGTCGCATGCTTATACGGACGCCCCTTTGTCCGATGTCGAGAACCGGTATCCCGTCTTGATCTTTTCCCACGGCATGACGGGCTTTCGAAACCAGAATACGTTTCAGGTCGAAGAGCTGGCCAGCCATGGATATATCGTGGTTGGCATCGATCACGCATATGATGCGGCGGCGACCGTTTATCCGGACGGAAGGGAAATTTTGATGAAGAAAAGCAACTTGAGCGGATTCGGCGATTTTGACCGCCATATGCCCCTTTGGGTCGGCGACGTGACTTTTGTATTGAACCAACTGCAAAACCTGAACAACAATGGGTACAAAGGGAAATTCAAAGACCGCCTCGATCTGACCCGCACCGGGATGTTTGGGCACTCCTACGGCGGCGCCGCCGCGGCACAAATGCTCTTGAAGGATTCGCGCATATTGGCAGCTATCAACATGGATGGAACGCTTTATGGCGGTCCACCTCCTGAAAGCGGTATGACGAAGCCATATTTGCAAATGAATGGAGAACAAAGCATCGATAAGTCCGTGTTCGAAAGGTCGCTGGACAAGGCGATCGCGCGGAGCGGAAAATCCAGGGGATCCTATGAAGCGTTTTGGGATGAGACCGTAAGACGCCGGAACCTTGCCTTGCAAAGCGGCGGCTACACGATGACGATCCCGAATACGTCCCATATGAGTTTTACGGATTTTCATCTGTTTTCTCCGCTTCTATCCGGTAAGAAAGAACAACCACGTGAGGTGCATCGAATCATCAACGAGGTGAGCCTAGCCTTTTTTGACCAATATGTCAAAGGTAAAGGCCATTCAGAGATGAACGAAGTGTCCAAGAAGTATCCGCAAATTCATTTGATTCAGCCGAATCATGAACGGAATGCCTCCAATCTTTAG
- a CDS encoding TetR/AcrR family transcriptional regulator, whose amino-acid sequence MSVLKEKILQSAIRLFTEQGYQATSIQDIADDCSIAKGSLYKHFSSKEELYISILERRQRDMIDAVDRIRKMQLPKRETYLEELAYQFDFYVEHGYYISRDHNELPPVNNDKIENVLSMMRRSMFLYYQDMLTRQYGADIDQWKWDATALLNGLIREYTFHLLFGFMPIDKKELALFIAERMDDLVEGLKKRSASPLLIDEHMTEYSHVDLNGLYASREGRRDALILKISSIIPDIAVPNQRKKELSEVAAMLQEESAQEQPRRFLQLALLRDLESESELAFYANQLLPLI is encoded by the coding sequence ATGAGTGTGCTGAAGGAGAAGATTTTGCAGTCGGCGATTCGGCTGTTTACGGAACAAGGGTATCAGGCGACATCCATACAGGATATCGCCGATGATTGCAGCATTGCCAAGGGTTCGCTTTACAAGCATTTCAGCTCGAAAGAAGAACTGTACATCAGTATTTTGGAGAGGCGTCAGCGGGACATGATCGATGCGGTGGATCGAATCCGAAAAATGCAGCTGCCCAAAAGGGAAACCTACTTGGAGGAGCTTGCCTACCAATTCGATTTTTACGTGGAGCACGGCTATTATATTTCGCGCGATCATAACGAGCTCCCTCCCGTCAACAACGATAAAATCGAAAACGTTCTGAGCATGATGAGAAGAAGCATGTTTCTGTATTATCAAGATATGCTGACAAGGCAGTACGGGGCGGACATCGACCAATGGAAATGGGATGCCACCGCTTTGCTTAACGGCCTCATCCGGGAATATACGTTTCACCTGTTGTTCGGGTTCATGCCCATCGATAAAAAAGAATTGGCTTTGTTCATCGCAGAACGGATGGACGATCTCGTGGAAGGGTTGAAAAAACGATCGGCTTCCCCACTCCTTATCGATGAGCACATGACGGAATATTCCCATGTCGATCTCAATGGGCTGTATGCCTCCCGCGAAGGGCGAAGAGACGCGCTGATCCTCAAAATATCGTCCATCATTCCAGATATCGCCGTTCCGAATCAGAGAAAGAAAGAATTGTCGGAGGTCGCCGCAATGCTTCAAGAGGAATCCGCGCAGGAACAACCAAGACGTTTCCTCCAGCTTGCGCTCCTTCGAGATTTGGAGTCAGAAAGCGAGCTTGCCTTTTATGCGAATCAGCTTCTCCCTTTGATTTAA
- a CDS encoding DUF6199 family natural product biosynthesis protein: protein MLLFLGILLIVAGLIMLVKPKYIWAITEKWKSEGAEDPSFVYIVSIRLGGFICAIIALLCFYALSL from the coding sequence ATGCTTCTTTTTTTAGGTATATTACTCATCGTGGCCGGGCTAATCATGTTGGTTAAACCAAAGTATATTTGGGCAATCACTGAAAAATGGAAATCAGAAGGAGCAGAAGATCCTTCATTCGTTTATATTGTGTCTATTCGATTAGGCGGTTTCATCTGCGCAATAATCGCACTTTTGTGTTTCTATGCACTTTCTTTATAA
- a CDS encoding VOC family protein, protein MINKIGQVMLYVNNQDESRDFWTEKLGFEVIAEETNGPMRWIEVAPKGAATSIVLHSKEFVAKMNPEMNLGTPSIMFYAENFDELYSDLKNKNIKVGEMMELPSGRVFNFADNEENYFAVSEKK, encoded by the coding sequence ATGATCAATAAAATTGGCCAAGTTATGTTGTATGTGAATAACCAAGACGAATCCAGAGATTTTTGGACAGAAAAACTAGGATTCGAGGTCATAGCGGAAGAAACCAATGGTCCGATGAGATGGATCGAAGTCGCTCCTAAGGGTGCAGCAACCAGCATTGTTCTTCATAGTAAAGAGTTCGTTGCCAAAATGAACCCTGAAATGAATCTCGGAACACCATCTATCATGTTTTACGCTGAGAATTTTGATGAGTTATACAGCGATTTGAAAAACAAAAATATCAAAGTTGGAGAAATGATGGAACTTCCCTCCGGCAGAGTCTTTAACTTCGCAGATAATGAAGAAAATTACTTTGCTGTATCGGAAAAGAAATAA